A genomic segment from Modestobacter roseus encodes:
- a CDS encoding ABC transporter ATP-binding protein, with product MISVSGLTKRYGGRTVVDDVTFTLEPGTVTGFLGPNGAGKTTTMRMMTGLIPVTAGSATIDGRPYAELPNPGAVVGTLLDASAVHPGRTGRAHLGLHATAVGVDSRRVDEVLELVGLADAARRRVGGYSLGMRQRLGIAAALLTAPPVLVFDEPANGLDPDGIRWLRGLLRGHAARGGTVLLSSHLLGEVEHAVDRLLVIGGGRIVADGPVGSLLGDSGTAVRSVDPRGLAVALRAREFHVERQDDGVLVVTGADPATVGAVAAEAGVALIDLHPVQRGLEDLFFQLTDDAGAAHAPTPAPAPAPVPVPAEH from the coding sequence ATGATCTCGGTCAGCGGACTGACCAAGCGCTACGGCGGGCGCACCGTCGTCGACGACGTCACCTTCACCCTGGAGCCCGGCACGGTGACCGGCTTCCTCGGCCCGAACGGCGCCGGCAAGACGACCACCATGCGGATGATGACCGGGCTGATCCCGGTGACCGCGGGCTCCGCGACGATCGACGGCCGGCCCTACGCCGAGCTGCCCAACCCGGGCGCCGTCGTCGGCACCCTGCTCGACGCCTCCGCGGTGCACCCGGGCCGCACCGGCCGGGCGCACCTCGGGCTGCACGCCACCGCCGTCGGGGTCGACTCCCGGCGGGTCGACGAGGTGCTGGAGCTGGTCGGGCTCGCCGACGCGGCCCGACGCCGGGTGGGCGGCTACTCGCTGGGGATGCGGCAGCGGCTGGGCATCGCGGCGGCGCTGCTCACCGCCCCGCCGGTGCTGGTCTTCGACGAGCCGGCGAACGGGCTGGACCCTGACGGCATCCGGTGGTTGCGAGGTCTGCTGCGCGGTCACGCCGCGCGCGGCGGCACGGTGCTGCTCTCCTCCCACCTGCTCGGCGAGGTCGAGCACGCCGTCGACCGGCTGCTGGTGATCGGCGGCGGGCGGATCGTCGCCGACGGCCCGGTCGGCTCGCTGCTCGGCGACAGCGGCACCGCGGTGCGGTCGGTCGACCCCCGAGGTCTGGCTGTCGCGCTGCGGGCCCGGGAGTTCCACGTGGAACGCCAGGACGACGGCGTGCTGGTCGTGACGGGTGCCGACCCGGCCACCGTCGGCGCCGTCGCCGCCGAGGCCGGCGTTGCGCTGATCGACCTGCACCCGGTGCAGCGCGGCCTCGAGGACCTGTTCTTCCAGCTCACGGACGACGCCGGAGCTGCCCACGCCCCCACCCCCGCCCCCGCCCCCGCCCCCGTCCCCGTCCCCGCTGAGCACTGA
- a CDS encoding response regulator transcription factor encodes MTAVRVLLVDDEELVRFGLRTVLESSGGFEVVGEAGDGAAAVRAAEELRPDVVLIDVRMPVLDGLAATEQLLALPQPPQVAVLTTFHQDEYVYAALAAGAAGFLLKDTPPREIAAAVRAVADGTATLSPAVTTTLIDSYVHRRTAPRRAEALRRVGTLTDREREVLALLGSGDSNAEVAGRLFVSEATVKTYVSRLLTKLDLANRTQAAILAHEAGLLED; translated from the coding sequence ATGACCGCCGTGCGGGTGCTCCTCGTGGACGACGAGGAGCTGGTGCGGTTCGGGCTGCGCACGGTGCTGGAGTCCTCGGGCGGCTTCGAGGTGGTCGGGGAGGCCGGGGACGGCGCCGCGGCGGTGCGAGCAGCGGAGGAGCTGCGGCCCGACGTCGTGCTGATCGACGTCCGGATGCCGGTGCTCGACGGGCTGGCCGCGACCGAGCAGCTGCTGGCGCTCCCCCAGCCACCGCAGGTCGCCGTCCTCACCACGTTCCACCAGGACGAGTACGTCTACGCCGCGCTCGCCGCCGGCGCGGCGGGCTTCCTGCTCAAGGACACCCCGCCCCGGGAGATCGCCGCCGCGGTGCGCGCGGTCGCCGACGGGACGGCGACGCTCTCCCCGGCGGTCACCACGACGCTGATCGACTCCTACGTGCACCGCCGGACCGCGCCCCGGCGGGCCGAGGCGCTGCGCCGGGTCGGCACGCTCACCGACCGGGAGAGGGAGGTGCTGGCGCTGCTGGGCAGCGGCGACTCCAACGCCGAGGTGGCCGGGCGGTTGTTCGTCAGCGAGGCGACGGTGAAGACCTACGTGTCCCGGCTGCTCACCAAGCTGGACCTGGCCAACCGCACCCAGGCCGCGATCCTCGCCCACGAGGCCGGCCTGCTGGAGGACTGA
- a CDS encoding sensor histidine kinase, with amino-acid sequence MGVRERIWPGLTARGVALEVLLAGLGVALTGSGFGTLDPTTLDLAAVAAITALMALALLLVRRTQPAIPFAVCAASAALGFSPTAPWLLASYAVGRYSGSWWVRGAAGLGGAVAIAVVADPITVGGWTIVAAATGAIVALPAALGIWQRTREQLLGVLRERAERAEAERELLAREAVVSERTRIAREMHDAVGHRVSLMVLQAGAIELAAHDAERVELLAGQVQGAGRRALAELRQMVGVLRAEDVDDDAPLGPQPELADLPRLVDQAREAGMDVTLTVPADVAIDPALDPAVGRAAYRIAQEALTNAGKHAPGARVQVAVERGPARLRLRVVNGAPTRPPQPADGDGYGLVGLGERVRTLGGRLTAEPRLDGGFCIDAELPA; translated from the coding sequence ATGGGGGTCCGCGAGCGCATCTGGCCGGGGCTCACCGCGCGTGGCGTCGCGCTGGAGGTGCTGCTCGCCGGGTTGGGCGTGGCACTGACCGGGAGCGGCTTCGGCACCCTGGACCCGACGACGCTGGACCTGGCCGCCGTCGCTGCCATCACCGCGCTGATGGCGCTCGCCCTGCTGCTCGTCCGCCGGACGCAACCCGCGATCCCCTTCGCGGTGTGCGCCGCGTCGGCCGCGCTCGGCTTCTCCCCCACCGCGCCGTGGCTGCTGGCCAGCTACGCCGTCGGCCGCTACAGCGGCTCCTGGTGGGTCCGGGGCGCCGCCGGGCTCGGCGGCGCCGTGGCGATCGCCGTCGTCGCGGACCCGATCACCGTCGGCGGCTGGACGATCGTCGCCGCGGCCACCGGGGCGATCGTCGCCCTCCCCGCCGCCCTCGGCATCTGGCAACGCACCCGCGAGCAGCTGCTCGGGGTGCTGCGCGAGCGCGCCGAGCGGGCCGAGGCGGAGCGGGAACTGCTCGCCCGCGAGGCCGTGGTCTCCGAGCGCACCCGGATCGCCCGGGAGATGCACGACGCCGTCGGACACCGGGTGAGCCTGATGGTGCTGCAGGCCGGCGCCATCGAGCTCGCCGCCCACGACGCAGAGCGGGTCGAGCTGCTGGCCGGGCAGGTGCAGGGCGCCGGACGCCGGGCACTGGCCGAGCTGCGGCAGATGGTCGGCGTGCTGCGCGCCGAGGACGTCGACGACGACGCGCCGCTCGGCCCGCAGCCGGAGCTGGCGGACCTGCCTCGGCTGGTCGACCAGGCGCGGGAAGCCGGCATGGACGTGACGCTCACCGTCCCGGCCGACGTCGCCATCGACCCGGCCCTCGACCCCGCCGTGGGCCGGGCCGCCTACCGGATCGCCCAGGAGGCGCTGACCAACGCCGGCAAGCACGCCCCCGGCGCCCGGGTGCAGGTGGCCGTGGAGCGCGGGCCTGCGCGGCTGCGCCTGCGGGTGGTCAACGGCGCACCGACCCGGCCGCCACAGCCCGCGGACGGTGACGGGTACGGCCTGGTGGGGTTGGGTGAGCGGGTGCGCACCCTCGGCGGCCGGCTGACGGCCGAACCCCGGCTGGACGGCGGCTTCTGCATCGACGCCGAGCTGCCCGCATGA
- a CDS encoding sensor domain-containing phosphodiesterase has protein sequence MVRQRRPSPTLRERETTVQRGVRVARERTEAERQIAGLLDTARRKLDLSAAFLSRIDEGTRTLQVVSADVPGLVDGYAGPREDGFCLAVLDGLLPRVMPDVRDVPDAVRRMPAGLPPIRGHVSVPVVLSDGTVYGTFCAFGLAGDPEVSPRDLALMEVLAEAAALVIEPQVRREQLHAEIAGRLGPLMDRGGPDVVLQPIVDLASGTRTGAEALSRFPTEWARTPDVVFDEAHTIGEGDRLELLALAGAAALLGQVSGYVSMNVSPQTLLTPACRELLAGLPLHRVVLELSEHSPVHDYPALLTALEPLRADGLRLAIDDVGAGFSSLRHIVTTAPDVIKMDRSIVSGLDTDPVLARLAQSLVAFAHSSGVCVIAEGVETEAERAVLTDLGVDGGQGWLFGRPGPADVLVDAGTALVPPATRPVRAG, from the coding sequence ATGGTCCGTCAGCGGCGTCCGTCCCCTACCTTGCGTGAGAGGGAGACCACAGTCCAGAGGGGAGTGCGGGTGGCACGCGAACGCACGGAAGCGGAGCGGCAGATCGCCGGGCTGCTCGACACGGCGCGCCGGAAGCTCGATCTCAGCGCGGCGTTCCTCAGCCGGATCGACGAGGGCACCCGCACTCTGCAGGTCGTCTCGGCCGACGTCCCCGGACTGGTCGACGGCTACGCCGGCCCGCGCGAGGACGGCTTCTGCCTGGCCGTCCTCGACGGGCTCCTCCCCCGCGTGATGCCCGACGTGCGCGACGTCCCCGACGCGGTGCGGCGCATGCCCGCCGGCCTGCCGCCGATCCGCGGGCACGTGAGCGTGCCGGTCGTGCTCAGCGACGGCACGGTCTACGGCACCTTCTGCGCGTTCGGGCTGGCGGGCGACCCGGAGGTCTCGCCCCGGGACCTGGCGTTGATGGAGGTGCTCGCCGAGGCCGCCGCGCTGGTGATCGAGCCGCAGGTCCGACGCGAGCAGCTGCACGCCGAGATCGCCGGGCGGCTCGGCCCGCTGATGGACCGCGGCGGCCCCGACGTCGTCCTGCAGCCGATCGTCGACCTGGCCAGCGGCACCCGCACCGGCGCCGAGGCGCTGTCCCGCTTCCCCACCGAGTGGGCGCGCACCCCCGACGTCGTCTTCGACGAGGCGCACACCATCGGCGAGGGCGACCGGCTGGAGCTGCTGGCGCTGGCCGGCGCAGCCGCGCTGCTGGGCCAGGTCAGCGGCTACGTGTCGATGAACGTCTCCCCGCAGACGCTCCTGACGCCGGCCTGCCGGGAGCTGCTGGCCGGCCTGCCGCTGCACCGGGTCGTGCTGGAGCTGTCCGAGCACTCGCCGGTGCACGACTACCCGGCGCTGCTGACCGCACTGGAACCGCTGCGCGCCGACGGCCTGCGGCTGGCCATCGACGACGTCGGCGCCGGGTTCAGCAGCCTGCGGCACATCGTCACCACCGCCCCGGACGTGATCAAGATGGACCGCAGCATCGTCAGCGGCCTGGACACCGACCCGGTGCTGGCCCGGCTCGCCCAGTCGCTGGTCGCCTTCGCGCACAGCTCGGGGGTGTGCGTCATCGCCGAGGGCGTGGAGACCGAGGCCGAGCGGGCGGTGCTGACCGACCTCGGCGTCGACGGCGGGCAGGGCTGGTTGTTCGGCCGGCCGGGCCCGGCCGACGTCCTGGTCGACGCCGGCACCGCGCTGGTCCCGCCGGCGACCCGTCCGGTCCGAGCCGGCTGA